Proteins from a genomic interval of Rosa chinensis cultivar Old Blush chromosome 2, RchiOBHm-V2, whole genome shotgun sequence:
- the LOC112190250 gene encoding probable xyloglucan galactosyltransferase GT17 yields MFSGEKKPPILLRCSSSLLLFLSAACLIFWFPSSPETLIQQQHDLHIQHHDPPHVNQTRNQNNNNNNNKNADGLITPTKPSVTVPTCNQKLSVYLYTLPKKFNLGLLHNCHNLNFRTDMCPHVANSGLGQPLPTMGPTLATNSSSSWFATNQFAAEIIFHARLLNHPCRTYDPTRATLFYVPYYGGLHVSSKFRERNLTARDELDVSLVDYLQSQSTWQKHNGKDHFITLGRIVRDFTSSWIGAGRLLKLAGVENMSVLIIERNPFKGSNQHGIPYPSYFHPSTWQEMSTWQTKMRETHRHHLFSFIGAKRRKAAIRNEFIKQCGESTRCMLLNCRGSNEEARKCQEPSEVLKVMSESVFCLQAPGDSFTRRSTFDSVLAGCIPVFFSPHTAYSQYQWYLPGERSKYSVYIDQRSKARKRIEEVLLKIPSEKVRMMREKIIGLIPSLTYANPNASDFGFEDAVDVALASLAEQVKKFVD; encoded by the coding sequence atgttttccgGCGAGAAaaaacctccaattcttctcCGGTGCAGCTCTTCCCTTCTTCTCTTTCTATCAGCTGCTTGCCTCATCTTTTGGTTCCCTTCATCTCCTGAAACTCTAATCCAACAACAACATGACCTCCACATTCAACATCATGATCCTCCTCATGTTAATCAAACTCGAAAccagaacaacaacaacaacaacaacaaaaacgcCGACGGTCTCATTACTCCCACCAAACCATCCGTCACAGTTCCGACTTGCAACCAAAAACTGTCTGTCTACCTATACACATTGCCGAAGAAGTTCAACCTCGGACTCCTTCACAACTGCCACAACCTGAACTTTCGTACCGACATGTGCCCCCACGTAGCAAACTCCGGACTCGGCCAGCCACTTCCGACCATGGGCCCCACATTAGCAaccaacagcagcagcagctggTTCGCCACCAACCAGTTCGCGGCGGAGATAATCTTCCACGCGCGTCTCCTGAACCACCCCTGCCGCACGTACGACCCCACACGTGCCACTCTCTTCTACGTACCCTACTACGGCGGCCTTCACGTTTCGAGCAAGTTCCGGGAACGGAATCTAACCGCACGCGACGAGCTCGACGTCAGCTTAGTTGACTATCTACAATCCCAATCCACGTGGCAGAAGCACAATGGGAAGGACCATTTTATCACCCTGGGACGCATCGTACGTGATTTTACGTCGTCGTGGATAGGAGCCGGCCGTCTCCTTAAACTCGCCGGAGTCGAAAACATGTCGGTTCTGATCATCGAGAGAAACCCTTTTAAAGGCTCGAACCAACACGGCATACCCTACCCTTCCTATTTCCACCCGTCCACGTGGCAAGAGATGTCCACGTGGCAGACTAAGATGAGAGAAACTCACCGGCACCACTTGTTCTCTTTCATCGGCGCGAAGAGAAGGAAGGCGGCGATCCGGAACGAGTTCATAAAGCAATGCGGCGAGTCAACTCGGTGCATGTTATTGAATTGTCGCGGGAGTAATGAGGAAGCTAGAAAATGCCAAGAGCCGAGTGAGGTGTTGAAGGTGATGAGTGAGTCCGTGTTTTGTTTACAAGCCCCCGGCGACTCGTTCACGAGGCGGTCAACGTTTGACTCGGTGCTGGCCGGTTGCATTCCCGTGTTCTTTTCGCCGCACACGGCGTACAGTCAGTACCAGTGGTATTTGCCGGGGGAAAGGAGCAAGTATTCTGTGTATATAGATCAGAGAAGTAAAGCGAGGAAGAGAATTGAAGAGGTGCTGTTGAAGATTCCGAGCGAGAAGGTTAGGATGATGCGAGAGAAGATTATAGGTTTGATCCCGAGTTTGACTTATGCTAACCCGAATGCGAGTGATTTTGGGTTTGAAGATGCTGTTGATGTTGCGCTTGCATCATTGGCCGAGCAAGTAAAGAAATTTgttgattga